The Roseisolibacter agri genome contains the following window.
GAACAGCCGCCCGCGCAGCGCGCGGCCGATGCCCACCGCCGCCGCGCCACCGAGCGCACCGCCCACCAGCGCCGTGCGCGCGCCCTGCCGCAGCACCAGCCGGCGCACGTCCGCGCCGCGCGCGCCGAGCGCCATGCGGAGCCCGAACTCGCCGGTGCGCTGCGTGACGGCGTAGGCGATCACGCCGTACAGCCCCACCGCGGCCAGCAGCAGCGCCAGCGCGCCGAACGCAGTGAACGCGGTCGCCGCCAGCCGGTATGGCGCCAGCGCGTCGCGCATCATCCCGTCGGCCACCGGCGCGACGTTCGCGAAGCGGATGCGCGGCTCGGCCGCCAGCAGCGCGGCGCGCACCGCCTCCGCCGTCGCGCGCACCGCGGACTCGTCGCCCCGCGCGCGCACGAGCATCGCCGCGACCTCGTCGCTCGCCGGGCCGGCCGCGCCGTAGAAGATCGGCGCCGGCGGCCGCGTGACCGACAGGTAGCGCGCGTCGCGCGCCACGCCGACGATGCGCATGCACGTCGAGTCGGTCGCGTCGCGCGTGAGGCACTGGCCCACGGCCTCGCCGTTCGGGAAGACGCGCCGCGCGAACGTCTCGCTCACCACCACCTCCGCCGGCGCGCCCTTCGCGGCCGCGACGTGCGCGCGCCCGCGCACGAGCGGGATCCCCATCGTGCGGAAGTACGACGAGTCGACCGCGTTGGTGAAGAACAGCCCGCCCGGCACGTCCGACACGTCGCCGATCGACGGGCGCCCGGGCACGTGGAGGCTGCTCATCACGGCGCCGCTGAACGGCGTCAGCATCACCAGCGAGCTCGCGGCGACGCTGGGCACCCCGCGCAGGCGCGCCTGCGCCCGCACCAGCGCATCGCGTGCCTCGGCCGGCGCGATGCCGAACGCCTGCCAGTCCACCTGCACGGCGAGCGCGTGGCGCGCGTCGAAGCCGACGTCGACCGCGTCCACCTTGCGCAGGCTGCGCACGAACAGCCCGCCCGCGCCCAGCAGCGCCAGCGACGCCGCGAACTGCACGACCAGCAGCGTGGCCCGCAGCGGCGCGCGCCGCGCGGTGCCGCGCACGCCCGTGCGCAGCAGCGCCCGCGCCCCGTCGCGCGTGCCGAGCAGCGCCGGCGCGAGCGCGAAGCCGAGCGTCGTCAGCACGGTGACGCCCAGTCCGAACCAGACCGCGCGCGCGTCGATCAGGTGGTCGACGGGCGGCATGTTCGGCACCAGGCGGTAGAGCCGCGCACCCGCCGTCGCCAGCGCGAGACCCAGCGCGCCGCCGATCAGCGCCAGCAGCGCACCCTCCGCGAACAGCTGCCGCGCGACGCGGGCGCGCGCCGCGCCGATGGCCAGACGCGTCGCGATCTCGTGCCGGCGCCGCTCGGCGCGCAGGAGCAGGAGGTTGGCGACGTTCGCGCAGACGACCAGCAGCACCGCGGCCGTCGCGCCCAGCAGCCACGCGGGCACCGGGCTGCGCATGCCGGTGCTCGAGAAGTGCGCGTTGAGCGGCAGCGCGCGCACCTCGCGCGTCGACTTCTCGAAGCCGAGCACCGGCGACGGGCGCGAGGCGTCGAGCGCCTTCAGCACGCCGGTCGCCACCACGTCCGCGCGGCGCGGCTCGACGCCCGGCGCCATGCGAGCGACCGCCGTCAGCCACTTCATGTCCGGCGTCCCGAGGTGCCGGCGGTCGTAGCCGATCACGGTGCCCAGGCCGAGCGGGAAGAAGACCGCCGTCGCCGACTCGATCTCGGTGCCCGTGAAGCCAGGCGCCGCGACGCCGACGACCGTGAGCGGCCGACCGTTCACGCGCAGCGTGCGTCCCACGACCGACGGATCGCCGCCGAGCGCGCGCCGCCAGAACGCGTGCGACAGCACCGCCACCGGCGCCTCGGAGCTCGCGCCCGCCTCGGAGCCGGCGAGCAGGCGTCCCAGCGCCGGCCGCACGCCGAGCGTCGCGAAGTAGTCCGGGCCCACGACGGCGACGTCCACCTTCTCGGCCACGTCGCCGACCTCGACGAACGACTTGCCGTGCGCGAACGCGGCGATCGACGCGAAGAGCTCGCGGCGCGCGCGCAGCGCGTCCACGTCGCCGACCGAGTAGCCCATGTTGAGGAAGATCTGCTGCCCGGGCGTGCGCGGCACCTCGACGCGCAGGCGCCGCAGCGTCCCCTCGTCGCGCACGCCGGCGGGCGGCCGATACAGCAGCGCGTCCACCGCGCCGAACGTCGCGACGTTCACGCCGATGCCGAGCGCGAGGCACAGCACGACGAGCGCGGTGAAGCCGGGCGACCGCGCCAGCTGGCGGAGGGCGTACTGCAGATCCGGGATCATGCGGACTCCTTCGAGTGGTCGAACGCGGACTTCGCTACTCGTGCGTCACTCGGCGCGCAGCGCTTCGAGCGGGTCCACGCGCGCGGCGCGGCGCGCCGGCACCCACGCCGCCAGCAGCGCGACGGCGCCCAGCACCGACGCCACCACGAGGTACGTCGCCGGGTCGGCCGCGCCGACGCCGTAGAGCTGCGACGCGATGAGCTGCGTCACGCCCGCCGCCAGCGCGAGCCCGACGCCGAGGCCCACGAGCGCCAGCCGCACGCCCTCGCCGACGACCAGCCGCTCGACGTCCGCGCCGGCGGCGCCCAGCGCCATGCGCACGCCCATCTCGCGGGTGCGCTGCGCGACCGCGAAGGCGACGACGCCGGCCAGCCCCACCGCCGCCACGCACAGCGCGAGCACGCCGAACGCGGTCATCAGCGACGCCATCAGCCGCGCGGGGAACATCGCCAGCGTGCGCACCTCCTCCAGCGTGCGCACCTCGCCCGTGGGGAGGTTCGGGTCGAGCGCGGCGAGCTCGCGGCGCACCGCGCCGAGCACCGCGTGCGGCGCGCCCGCGGCGACGCGCACCTCGAGCACCATCTGCGACGTCCACTCCTGCGCCATCGGGAAGTAGAGCATCGGCTCGGGCGCCTCGGTCAGGCCCTGCACGCGCGCGTCCCGCACCATGCCGACCACCGTCGCCTCGCCGGCGCTGTCGCCCTCCAGGCGGATGCGCTGCCCCACCGCGCGCTCGCCGGGCCATGCGCGGCGCGCGAACGCCTCGTTCACCACGACCGTGCGCGCCGCGCCGGCGCGGTCCTCGTCGCCGATGGCGCGGCCGTCGGCCAGCCGCATGCCGAGCGTCGGCAGGAAGTCCGACGTGACGACGTCGTACTGCGTGCGCTGTACCGCGTTGTTCTGGGTGGGAAGGCGCACCTCGGTGCCCATCCCGTTGCCGCTGAGTGGCACGATCGCGTGCATCGTGGCCGCCTTCACGCCCGGCAGGCCGCGCACGCGGTCCAGCAGCCCCTCGTACAGCGCCACGCCGCGCACCCGGTCGTAGCCGCGCGTGCCCGCGTCGAGCGTCACCGCCAGCACGCCCGACGGCTCGTAGCCGACGTCCGCGCTGCGCAGCGCGCTCACCGTGCGCAGCAGCAGCCCGGCCGCCACCAGCAGCACCATCGAGACGGCCATCTGCCCGACGACCAGCGCGCCGCGCAGCCGCGAGCGCGAGCGCCCCGAGCCGGCGGCGCCGTCCTTGATGCTCGTCACCAGCGAGCCGCGCGTGACCCAGAGCGCGGGCGCGAGCCCGAACAGCACGCCCGTGGCGAGCGACAGCAGCGCCGTGTAGCCGAGGATGCGGCCGTCCGGCGTGAGGTCGATCATCGGCGGGAGGCCGAGGCGCGGCAGCAGCGACGCGCCCACCGAGCCGATGGCCGCGGCCAGCACGCCCGCGATCACCGCCAGCACGACGCTTTCGCCGAGCACCTCGCGCACCAGCCGCCAGCGGCCGGCGCCGAGCGCGACGCGCAGCGACACCTCGCGCCGGCGCGTCGCGGCGCGCGCGAGCTGCAGGTTGGCGACGTTGGCGGCGGTCACCGCGAGCACCAGCAGCGCGAGCACGCTGAGCGCGCCGAAGACGATCATCACCGGCGTGTGCTCCGACGGATCCGCGGCCAGCAGCGTGCCGCCCGCCGCGAGCCGCAGGCTCCAGCCGCGGTGCGTGTCGGGATACGCGTCCGCCCATCCCTTCGACAGGCGCGCCACCGCCGCGTTCGCGGCGGCGCGGTCCACGCCCGCGGGCAGCCGCGCGAGGCCGTGCAGCCACCGCGACCCGCGCTCGAAGCCGCGCGGCCCGGTGACGCCGAGCGCCTGCGCCTGCGACAGCGGGACCCACAGCTCGGGAACGTTCTCGATCTCGGTGCCGCGGAAGGTTGGCGGCGCGACGCCCACGACCGTGTACGCGCGCCCGTTCAGCGACACGGGGCGCCCGACGACCGACGAGTCGCCGCCCAGCCGGTCGCGCCAGAGCGCGTGCGAGAGCACGACGATGGGCGACGCGCCCGGCGCGCCGACGTCCGACGCGCCGATCGCGCGGCCGATCGCCGCGCGGATGCCGAGCACGCCGAAGTACTCGCCCGTCACGAGCGCCGCCTGCACCGTGCGCGCGGCCTCGCCTTCGCCCATCGCGACCTTCGCGTTGCTGAACGCCGCCACGCCCGCGAACGTGCCGCGCTGCGCGGCCAGCTCGCGCACGTCGGGGTAGCCGAGCGCGCCGCTGTTGATCGTGCGGCCGTCCTGCCGCCACGTGCTGAACACGCGCACGAGCCGCTGCGGCTCGGCCACCGCGAGCGGGCGCAGGAACACCGCGCTCACCAGCGAGAAGATCGTCGTGTTGGCGCCGATCCCCAGCGCGAGCGTCAGCGCGGCGGCGGCGGTGAAGCCGGGCGCGCGCGCGAGACGGCGCGCGGCCAGTCGCAGGTCGTGGAACATGGTCAGTCCTCGCCCTCGGTCATCCAGCCGTCCTTCAGCGTCACGATGCGCTTGCCGGCGCGCGCGTTCTCCTCGCTGTGCGTCACCTGCACGATCGTCGTGCCCTGCCGGTTCAGCTCCTGGAACAGCTGCATGATCTCGCGCGCCTGCGCCGAGTGCAGGTTGCCCGTGGGCTCGTCGGCGAGGAGGAGCGCCGGACGCGCGATGACGGCGCGCGCGACGCCCACCAGCTGCTGCTGGCCGCCCGAGAGCTGGCGCGGGAAGAGGTCCTTCTTGCCGACCATGCCGAAGCGGTCGAGCGTGTCGGCGACCATCGCCTGCCGCTCGGACTTGCGCACGCCGCGGTACTCGAGCGGCACGTCGAGGTTCTCCGCGACGGTGAGGTCGTCCAGCAGGTGGTACTGCTGGAAGACGAAGCCGACGTGCTGGCGGCCGAACGCGGTGCGCTGCTTGGGCGAGAGCGCGTGCATCGGCTGGCCCGCGAAGTACATCTCGCCGCGCCAGTCGTGGTCGAGCAGGCCCAGGATCGCGAGCAGCGTCGACTTGCCCGCGCCCGAGGGGCCCATGATGGTGACGAAGTCGCCGGCGCGCACTTCCATCGCGATGCGGCGCAGGACGTAGTGCGTCGATCCGCCGACGGGATAGGACTTCTCGACGTCGCGCAGCGTGAGCAGCGGCGTGCCGGGCGCGAGGTCGAGCGCCGGGGGCGCCGCGGGAGACGAAGCGAAGAACGACATGGGATGTCGGAAGCGGTTCGGAGGTCGGACGGCGTGAAGACGATCAGAGCTCGTGGAGACGGCGCGCGCGGGCGCGCCGCATCCGTACGATGGCACGGCGCACGGGTGCCAGCAGCGGGGCCCACGCACCGTCGGCCAGCGCGTCGCGCAGCGCGGCGGCGTCGGCCCAGCGGCCGGCGGGGTCCTTCGCCAGGCAGCGCTGCAGCGCGGCCACCAGCGCGCGCGGCGCCCGCGGCGCGAGCGCAGCCAGCTTCGGCGTGTCGCCCATCAGGTGCGCGACCGCCACCGCGCGCGCCGACGGCCCCGCGAACGGCGGGCGCCCCGCCAGCATCGCGAAGCCGAGCGCGCCGAGCGCGTACAGGTCGGTGCGGCCGTCGATCGCGTGCTCGCCGGCGAACTGCTCGGGCGCCATCCAGAGCGGCGTGCCGACGTCGGCGGCGTTGCGGCGCGGGTCGTCGTGCGACGGGCGCGCGGCGACGCCGAAGTCGGTCAGCAGCACGCGGCCGTCGCGCGACAGCAAGACGTTCTCGGGCTTCAGGTCGCGGTGCACCACGCCCTCGGCGTGCGCGTGCGTCAGCGCGTCGAGCAGCGCGAGCAGCACGCGGCGCACCTCGTTGGCCGGCAGCGTGCCCGCGCGCGCCAGCCGATCGGCCAGCGACTCGCCGGGGACGTACGCCATCGCGAACCACGGCACTGCGCGCCCGCGCACGGTCACCTCGCCCGCCGCATGCACCGGGACGATGCCGGGGTGGTCGAGCTGCGCCTGGATGCGCGCCTCGCGGCGGAAGCGCTCGCGCGCGCGTGGGCAGGTCGCGAGCAGCGGATGCTGCAGCTTGAGCGCGACCACGCGGTGCAGCGCGACGTCGCGCGCCAGCACCACGACGCCCATGCCGCCGCGCCCGAGCTCGCGCACGAGCTGGAACCGGTCGCCGAGCGCCGCGGGCGCGAACACGTCGTCGAGGAACCACGCGTCGGCGCTCGCGTCGGCCGACGCACGCGTCCCGCGGCCGGTGCGCCGGAGGGGCGAGTCGGTCGGGACGATGGAGAGCGAGGCGACGGGGAGCGCGGACATGCCCCTGCCCAAGGCCAGTTCCGTACCCGACATCACCACGCGCAAACCATTGCACGACAACGGTTTGCCTGGAGCGACCCGGGGCGCGGTGTCCGGACGCGCGACACGGGTGTCCGGAAACGAACACCGCCCGCCGGTGGTCCGGCGGGCGGTGCGCGTCCTCCAGGGGCGGTGCGCGGTCACTCGGCCCGCAGCGCCTCGATCGGGTCCACGCGCGCGGCCCGGCGCGCGGGGAGCCACGACGCGGCCAGCGCGGCGCCGCCGAGCAGCGCGGTGACGCCGCCGAAGACCGCGGGATCGCTCGGGCTCACGCCCTGGAGCGCCGAGCCGAGCGCGCGCGTCATCCCGAGCGCCAGCACGAGGCCGACGCCGAGCCCGATGCCGGCCAGCCGCGCGCCGTCGCGCAACATCAGTCCCGCCACGTCGCGCGGGCGCGCACCGAGCGCGACGCGCACGCCCAGCTCGCGCACGCGCTGCGCGACGGCGTAGGCGATGACGCCGTACACACCGACGACCGCCAGCAGCACCGCCGCGCCCGCGAACGCGCCGAACAGCACGCCGTACAGGCGCTGCAGCCAGAGCGACTGGTGCACCATCGCCGTCATCGTGTCGAGGTTCACGAAGGGGAGCCCCGCGTCGAGCGCGCCGACCTCGCGGCGCAGCGCCGGCGCGAGCGCGCCCGCGTCGCCGCTCGTGCGCACGACGAGCGTCATCTCGCGGCGCGCCTGCCCGCCGAACGGGAGGTACAGCTGCTCCTCCGCGGCGCGGCCCAGTCGGCGCTGTCGCACGTCGCGCGTCACGCCGACGACGGTCATCCACGGCGCGTCGTCGCCGCCGCCGCCGATCGACACACGGCGGCCGATCGGATCCTGCCCGGGCCACCACCGCTTCGCCATCGTCTCGTTGACGACGACGACGCGCGCCACGCTGTCGGCCGCCTCGGCGGCGGTGAAGTCGCGGCCGGCCAGCAGCGGCAGCCCCATCGTCGTGAAGTAGCCGGGCAGCACCGCGCGCGTCTCGGCGTTCGGCTTCTGGCCTTCGGGCACGTCGCGCCCGTCGACGACGAAGCTCGACGAGCTGTTCGATCCGCTCAGCGGCGCCGAGCTGGTGGCCGATGCAGCCTGGACGCCAGGGAGCGCGGACAGGCGCTCGACCGCGCGCGTCAGCAGCGCGAGCCGCGCGGCCTTCTCGTCGTAGCGCTCCCCACCCATGCGCAGCCGCGCGGCGAGCACGCCCTCGGGCCGGAAGCCCGGATCGACGGTCTGCAGGCGCAGCATGCTCTTCACCATCAGCCCCGCGCCCGCGAGCAGCACGAGCGAGAGCGCGAGCTCCGCGACCACGAGCCCGTCGCGCAGGCGGCGCGCGCCCGCGCCGGCGCTGCTCCCGCGGCCCGACGCGCGCAGCGTGGGCGCGACGGCGCGGCGCGTGGCGCGCAGCGCGGGCACGAGCCCGAACAGCAGCCCGGTGACGGTGGACAGCACGAGCGCGTACGTCATCACGCGCCAGTCGACGTCGAAGACGAGCCACGCGGGATAGGCGACGGGCACCGCGCCGCGCATCGCGCGCACGCCGCCCTGGGCGATCAGCACGCCGAGCGCGCCGCCCATCAGTGCGACGATCACGCTCTCCAGCAGCACGAGGCGCAGCACGCGCGCGCGCCCGGCGCCGAGCGCCGCCCGCACGGCCAGCTCGCGCGCGCGGCCGGTGGTGCGCGCGAGCAGCAGGTTGGCGACGTTCGCGGCGGCGATCAGCAGCACGAAGCCCACGGCGCCGAGCATGACGGCGAAGACGGTCGCGACGTCGCCGGGCACCAGCTGCTCGCGCAGCGGCACCGCGTCGATGCCCCAGCCGCGGTCGGTGTCGGGGAACTCGGTCGCGAGCCGCGCGCCGATGGCCTGCAGCTCGGCGCGCGCCGCGGCGACGGTGACGCCGGGCCTGAGTCGCGCGACGGCGTCGTACGAGTGCCAGCCGCGCTGCGACGGGTCGCGGTCGTGCGCGAGAGGGATGAAGAGCCGCTCGCGGTCGCCCGAGAGGCCGGCCGCATCGGGCACGACGCCGACGACGGTGTGCGGCGCGCCGTCGAGCGCGATCGCGCGGCCGACGACGGCCGGATCGGCGCCGAAGCGCTCGCGCCAGAGCTGCTCGCCGAGCACCACGACGCGTGCGCCGCCGCCCTCGCTCTCCTCGGCCCGGAACGCGCGACCGACGATCGGGCGGACCCGCAGCACCTCGAAGTAGCGGCCGGAGACGGTGGCCGCGGGCAGCGCCTCGGGGCGGTCGACCCCGGTCAGGTTCACGAGCCGCGTGTCGGTGGCGGCGACGGCGGCCAGCGTGCGGCTGCGCTCCGCGACGTCGAGCACGGCGGGCAGCGAGATGTCGCTGCGGCTCTGGCCCTGCGCGGGGTTCTCGTGCGTGATCGCGATCAGGCGCTCGCTGTCGCCGTAGGGCAGCGGGCGGAAGACGAGCGCGTTGACGAGCGAGTAGACGGTCGTGTTGGCGCCGAGCCCGAGACCCAGGCAGAGCACCGCGGCGAGGACGAATCCGGGCGCTCGACGAAGCGCGCGGAGGGCGAAGCGGAGATCGGCGAGCATGTGCGGCGCTCCAGTCGTGAAGGGCGCGGGGGGAGGGTCGTGCGCGCGCGTCCGTACGCTCGGTGAGTGGCTCGGTTTCAGCGCGCCTGCGGGGAGGGCGGGCATGGACTCCGGCTCCCCCGCGATCGCGGCCGCTGCGGAGCCTCACCGCTTCGCGTGAGTCTCCTTGCTGCGATCGAGGTCGCCTCCGCCCATGCCCGCCCTCCCCGCCCCACCTGTCGTCCCGAGCGTGCGCGCAGCGCACGGCGAGGGACCTCTGGGGTTCGCGCTCCACGCTTCGCGCGCGCTGCTCGCGCGACTCCGGGTGAAGCGCGGGCTGGAACTACCGCTCAACGCTCGACGCGCAGCGCCGCCACCGGGTCCATCCGCGCCGCGCGGCGCGCGGGCAGCCAGCCGGCCAGCAGCGCCACCGCCGCCAGCAGCACGCTCACGCCCACCAGCACCGGCAGGTCCAGCGGATCGGCGCCGAACAGCAGCGCGCGCAGCGCGCCCGACGCGGCTAGCGCGCCCACGAGGCCAAGGCCCACGCCCACCAGCACCATGCGGTCCGCGCGGCGCGAGAGCAGCGTCGCGACCTGACGCGGCGAGGCGCCAAGCGCGACGCGCAGGCCGATCTCGCGGGTGCGTTGCGCGGCGGACGCGGCGACGACGCCGAACACGCCGATGGCCGCGATCAGCACCGCGAACGCCGCGAAGCCACCGAGCACGCGCGACAGCAGCCGCTGCGGCGCGACGCGGTCGCGGGCGCCGCGCGCGACCGTCACCGCGTCGTCCACCGGCTCGTCGGGGAGCACGGCGCGCAGCGCGGCGGGCATGGCGGCGCTCACGCGCTCCGCCGCGTCGGCGCTCGCGGTACGTGCGACGACGCTCAGCGGACGGCCCGGCCACTGCGCGAACGGCACGTAGACCATGCTGCCCGCCGTCGCGCGCGCCGCCCGCGGGTTCGTGACGTTGTCCAGCACGCCCACCACCGTCACCCAAGGCCGGTCGGAGTCGGGCGGCCCGAGCTTCACGCGCCGGCCGAGCGCCGACGCGCCGGGCCACAGCCGCTCGGCCATCGCGGCGTTCACCAGCGCGACCGGCGCGGCGCCCGCGCGGTCGGCGTCCGTGAGGTCGCGGCCCGCGAGCAGTGGCAGCCCGCGCGTCGCACGCCAGCCCGGGCTCACGACCATCGCGAAGCGCGGCGACGCGCCCGCGGCGGGCGCGCGTCCGCCCTCGAGCGTCACCGGCTGGTCGCTGCCGCCGAAGCCCGCGAGGAACTCGAAGCGCGTCACCGCGGCGCGCTCGACGCCCGGCGTGCGCGCCATCGCGCCGAGCATCGCCAGCGCCGCCTCGCCGACCTGCGCGGAGTCCGCGTAGCGCTCACCGAGCAGCCGCACGTCCGCCGTGACGAGACGGTCGGCGAGCGCGCCCTCCTCGGGACGCGCGTGGCGCGCGACGGTCTTCACCAGCAGGCCCGCCGCGGCCAGCAGCACGAGCGCGCTCGCCAGCTCGGTCACCACGAGCGCGGTGCGCACGCGGCCCTGCCGCCGCGTGGCGCTCGCATTCGGTCCCGCGTCCTGCAGCGCGCCGCGCACGTTGGGGCGCGAGGCGCGCACCGCGATCCCGAGCCCGCTCGCCAGCGCGGCGACGACGGTCAGCGCGGCGCAGAACGCGGCCACGCGCCAGTCGACGGTGAGGTCGATCCAGTACGGGATGCGCCCGGCCGCGCGCGCGGCCGCCGTCTCCACCGCGAACGACGCCATCCAGAAGCCGAGCCCCGCGCCGATCGCCGCCAGCACGCCGACCTCCACGAGCAGCTGGCGCGCGAGCCGGCCGCGGCTCGCGCCCAGCGCCGCGCGCACCGCCAGCTCGCGCCGCCGCTCGGCCGCGCGCGCGAGCAGCAGCCCCGCGACGTTGGCGCAGACGACCAGCTGCACCAGCAGCACCGCGCCCAGCAGCGCCCAACCCAGCGACGCCTCCTCGCCCGCGAGGTCGTGGCGCAGCGGCGTGACGCCCGCGCTCCACTCGCGCAGCGCCTGCGGCTGCTCCTCAGCCAGCCCCGCCATGATCGACGCCATCTGCGCGTCGGCGGCGGCGCGCGTCGCGTCCGCCTTCAGCAGCCCGATCACGCCGAGGTCGCGCGCCTCGCGTCCGCCGTCTGGCGGCGCGGCGCCGATCGCCGTCCACAGCTGCGCGAACTCCGGGAAGTGGAAGCGCGGGCCGACGACGCCCACCACGGTGTGCGGCGCGCCGTTCACCAGCAGCGTGCGGCCGACGACCGCGCTGTCGCCGCCGAAGCGCCGCGTCCACAGCTCGTGGCTGACGACGACCACCGCCGCCGCGCCCGGCCGGTCGTCCGCCGCGTCGAGCGCGCGGCCGAGCGCCACCGGCGCACCCAGCATCGTGAACAGCGCCGGCGACACCGCCGCCGACGGCGCGCGCTCGGCGCCCGGCGCGCCGCCGAGCACCACGTCACGCTCCGCGTATGCGCCCATCGCGTCGAACAGCGTCGCGCGCGCGCGCCAGTCGACGAACGTCTCCCACGACGTGCCCACCGCGCAGCCCGCGCACAGCCGCGTCTCGCTGTGCTCGTGCACGTCCACCAGCCGCTCTGCATGCGGGAACGGCAGCGGGCGCAGGAGCAGCGCGTTCACCGCGGCGAAGACCGCCGTGTTGGCCGCGAGCCCGAGCGCGAAGGTGAGCGCCACCACCACGGCCAGGCGCGGCGCGCGCGTCAGCGCACGCAGCGCGGTGCGGACGTCGTTCAGCATCGGCGGACGGTCAGTCCGCGCGCAGCGCGGTGGCCGGATCGATGCGCGCGGCGCGCCGCGCGGGGAGCCAGCTCGCCAGCAGCGCCGCGCCGGCGAGCAGCGTGCCGCCGATCAGCAGCGTCACGGGATCGCGGGGACCGACGCCGAACACCAGCGACTGCAGGCTCTGGCCGAGCGCCACGTAGCCGAGCGCGCCGAGCGCGAGCCCCGCGCCCACGAGCCGCGCGCCCTGCCCCAGCACGAGCGTCGCCACGCGCAGCTGGTCGGCGCCGAGCGCGGCGCGGATGCCCAGCTCGCGCACGCGCTGCGCGACGACGT
Protein-coding sequences here:
- a CDS encoding ADOP family duplicated permease, coding for MIPDLQYALRQLARSPGFTALVVLCLALGIGVNVATFGAVDALLYRPPAGVRDEGTLRRLRVEVPRTPGQQIFLNMGYSVGDVDALRARRELFASIAAFAHGKSFVEVGDVAEKVDVAVVGPDYFATLGVRPALGRLLAGSEAGASSEAPVAVLSHAFWRRALGGDPSVVGRTLRVNGRPLTVVGVAAPGFTGTEIESATAVFFPLGLGTVIGYDRRHLGTPDMKWLTAVARMAPGVEPRRADVVATGVLKALDASRPSPVLGFEKSTREVRALPLNAHFSSTGMRSPVPAWLLGATAAVLLVVCANVANLLLLRAERRRHEIATRLAIGAARARVARQLFAEGALLALIGGALGLALATAGARLYRLVPNMPPVDHLIDARAVWFGLGVTVLTTLGFALAPALLGTRDGARALLRTGVRGTARRAPLRATLLVVQFAASLALLGAGGLFVRSLRKVDAVDVGFDARHALAVQVDWQAFGIAPAEARDALVRAQARLRGVPSVAASSLVMLTPFSGAVMSSLHVPGRPSIGDVSDVPGGLFFTNAVDSSYFRTMGIPLVRGRAHVAAAKGAPAEVVVSETFARRVFPNGEAVGQCLTRDATDSTCMRIVGVARDARYLSVTRPPAPIFYGAAGPASDEVAAMLVRARGDESAVRATAEAVRAALLAAEPRIRFANVAPVADGMMRDALAPYRLAATAFTAFGALALLLAAVGLYGVIAYAVTQRTGEFGLRMALGARGADVRRLVLRQGARTALVGGALGGAAAVGIGRALRGRLFGVEPLDPVSLLAVAALLAAVTVVASWLPARRAAQVDPAVALRAD
- a CDS encoding ABC transporter permease is translated as MLADLRFALRALRRAPGFVLAAVLCLGLGLGANTTVYSLVNALVFRPLPYGDSERLIAITHENPAQGQSRSDISLPAVLDVAERSRTLAAVAATDTRLVNLTGVDRPEALPAATVSGRYFEVLRVRPIVGRAFRAEESEGGGARVVVLGEQLWRERFGADPAVVGRAIALDGAPHTVVGVVPDAAGLSGDRERLFIPLAHDRDPSQRGWHSYDAVARLRPGVTVAAARAELQAIGARLATEFPDTDRGWGIDAVPLREQLVPGDVATVFAVMLGAVGFVLLIAAANVANLLLARTTGRARELAVRAALGAGRARVLRLVLLESVIVALMGGALGVLIAQGGVRAMRGAVPVAYPAWLVFDVDWRVMTYALVLSTVTGLLFGLVPALRATRRAVAPTLRASGRGSSAGAGARRLRDGLVVAELALSLVLLAGAGLMVKSMLRLQTVDPGFRPEGVLAARLRMGGERYDEKAARLALLTRAVERLSALPGVQAASATSSAPLSGSNSSSSFVVDGRDVPEGQKPNAETRAVLPGYFTTMGLPLLAGRDFTAAEAADSVARVVVVNETMAKRWWPGQDPIGRRVSIGGGGDDAPWMTVVGVTRDVRQRRLGRAAEEQLYLPFGGQARREMTLVVRTSGDAGALAPALRREVGALDAGLPFVNLDTMTAMVHQSLWLQRLYGVLFGAFAGAAVLLAVVGVYGVIAYAVAQRVRELGVRVALGARPRDVAGLMLRDGARLAGIGLGVGLVLALGMTRALGSALQGVSPSDPAVFGGVTALLGGAALAASWLPARRAARVDPIEALRAE
- a CDS encoding serine/threonine-protein kinase — translated: MSALPVASLSIVPTDSPLRRTGRGTRASADASADAWFLDDVFAPAALGDRFQLVRELGRGGMGVVVLARDVALHRVVALKLQHPLLATCPRARERFRREARIQAQLDHPGIVPVHAAGEVTVRGRAVPWFAMAYVPGESLADRLARAGTLPANEVRRVLLALLDALTHAHAEGVVHRDLKPENVLLSRDGRVLLTDFGVAARPSHDDPRRNAADVGTPLWMAPEQFAGEHAIDGRTDLYALGALGFAMLAGRPPFAGPSARAVAVAHLMGDTPKLAALAPRAPRALVAALQRCLAKDPAGRWADAAALRDALADGAWAPLLAPVRRAIVRMRRARARRLHEL
- a CDS encoding ABC transporter permease — protein: MFHDLRLAARRLARAPGFTAAAALTLALGIGANTTIFSLVSAVFLRPLAVAEPQRLVRVFSTWRQDGRTINSGALGYPDVRELAAQRGTFAGVAAFSNAKVAMGEGEAARTVQAALVTGEYFGVLGIRAAIGRAIGASDVGAPGASPIVVLSHALWRDRLGGDSSVVGRPVSLNGRAYTVVGVAPPTFRGTEIENVPELWVPLSQAQALGVTGPRGFERGSRWLHGLARLPAGVDRAAANAAVARLSKGWADAYPDTHRGWSLRLAAGGTLLAADPSEHTPVMIVFGALSVLALLVLAVTAANVANLQLARAATRRREVSLRVALGAGRWRLVREVLGESVVLAVIAGVLAAAIGSVGASLLPRLGLPPMIDLTPDGRILGYTALLSLATGVLFGLAPALWVTRGSLVTSIKDGAAGSGRSRSRLRGALVVGQMAVSMVLLVAAGLLLRTVSALRSADVGYEPSGVLAVTLDAGTRGYDRVRGVALYEGLLDRVRGLPGVKAATMHAIVPLSGNGMGTEVRLPTQNNAVQRTQYDVVTSDFLPTLGMRLADGRAIGDEDRAGAARTVVVNEAFARRAWPGERAVGQRIRLEGDSAGEATVVGMVRDARVQGLTEAPEPMLYFPMAQEWTSQMVLEVRVAAGAPHAVLGAVRRELAALDPNLPTGEVRTLEEVRTLAMFPARLMASLMTAFGVLALCVAAVGLAGVVAFAVAQRTREMGVRMALGAAGADVERLVVGEGVRLALVGLGVGLALAAGVTQLIASQLYGVGAADPATYLVVASVLGAVALLAAWVPARRAARVDPLEALRAE
- a CDS encoding ABC transporter ATP-binding protein, giving the protein MLTLRDVEKSYPVGGSTHYVLRRIAMEVRAGDFVTIMGPSGAGKSTLLAILGLLDHDWRGEMYFAGQPMHALSPKQRTAFGRQHVGFVFQQYHLLDDLTVAENLDVPLEYRGVRKSERQAMVADTLDRFGMVGKKDLFPRQLSGGQQQLVGVARAVIARPALLLADEPTGNLHSAQAREIMQLFQELNRQGTTIVQVTHSEENARAGKRIVTLKDGWMTEGED